A portion of the Cryptomeria japonica chromosome 5, Sugi_1.0, whole genome shotgun sequence genome contains these proteins:
- the LOC131055614 gene encoding CSC1-like protein At4g35870, giving the protein MVQDMFSKGLVGSLLFMYLFGALALSENGVSVFNRTGSSIMLESPAPSEVPPGEGTWYGNIQYLLNISAIGAVCCLLLFLCVKLRSDHKLPGLSSLATKLLAVWHTTGQQIARTCGANPAQFLYVEGGSFVALAVICFLAICGILPLNLYGGTVAMEDQFSKTTISHIEKGSPLLWMHVLFMVIVVCVVHFCIKALEERLNMTRFHDGNFSIDSVSVYTLMIQGIPKTLSIDKRAIQEYFEHRYPGKVYRVVVPPDLASLDDLAQELVKVRDDIAWLQARIDGREISEERDIFLYFYEQDEAAYNDLSVEERHHGSCFARLKYEWRQFVIILKRFKEWAAFHLGFTDEERLRKLEAHRAELESNLAVFKDGRAQGAGVAFVIFKDIYTANKALQDARTEKKRPRIGKFVSIMELQLEKSRWKVERAPPAADIYWRHLGTSKISRKIRRVIVNASLLVLLLFFSSPLAIITALQSAGRIIDAEAMDNAASWLAWVQSSSWAAALIFQFLPNVLIFVSMYIVIPAALSSLSKIESHLTVSGEHQAVFVKTFCFFLVNLIFLRVLVESSLEGALLRMGQCYMDGNDCKKIEEYMSASFLTRSCLSSLAFLITSTFLGISFDLLAPIPWIKKKLRKFGKNGLLQSTHEETEVYAAESQEDNLEASLLSQSYFSFDDEDTGSTQRDGVNGLDLQGGDLSVYPINKTDHHPMIQTFDFAQYYAFNLTIFALTLIYSAFAPLVLPVGACYFGYRYVVDKYNFLFVYRVHGLPAGNDGKLMTTVLRIMRLCVILFLLSMLFFFSVRGDSGKLQFLCTFVTIIFYCFKCGFDKLISSTKTSFPPHILEGVRTIDSIVDGPTEYEVYAQPKYDWDVSSI; this is encoded by the coding sequence ATGGTTCAGGATATGTTTTCTAAGGGCTTAGTTGGATCATTGCTCTTCATGTATTTATTTGGGGCATTGGCATTATCTGAAAATGGGGTTTCTGTATTTAACCGCACGGGTAGTAGCATAATGTTGGAGTCTCCAGCACCTTCCGAGGTTCCCCCGGGAGAGGGGACGTGGTACGGGAATATACAGTATCTTCTGAACATCTCAGCTATTGGAGCAGTGTGCTGTCTGCTTCTATTTTTATGTGTGAAATTAAGAAGCGATCACAAATTGCCCGGACTTTCTAGCTTAGCTACCAAATTGTTGGCTGTGTGGCATACAACAGGTCAGCAAATCGCCCGCACTTGTGGTGCGAATCCAGCACAGTTTCTTTATGTGGAGGGTGGAAGTTTTGTTGCTCTTGCCGTTATTTGCTTCTTGGCAATCTGTGGTATCCTGCCTCTGAACCTCTATGGAGGAACAGTGGCCATGGAGGATCAGTTCTCTAAAACTACAATCAGCCATATTGAGAAAGGGTCTCCTCTACTGTGGATGCATGTATTATTTATGGTTATTGTAGTTTGTGTGGTTCATTTCTGTATCAAAGCTCTAGAAGAGAGGTTGAACATGACGAGATTTCATGATGGAAATTTCTCAATTGATTCAGTCTCTGTTTACACCCTTATGATTCAAGGGATTCCAAAGACACTGAGCATTGACAAGAGAGCCATTCAGGAATACTTTGAACATCGCTACCCTGGAAAGGTTTATAGAGTCGTAGTCCCTCCAGACTTGGCTTCTCTAGATGATCTTGCACAAGAACTGGTAAAAGTTAGGGATGACATTGCATGGTTGCAGGCTCGCATTGATGGTAGAGAAATTTCAGAGGAGCGTGacatttttttatatttctatgAGCAAGATGAAGCAGCCTACAATGACCTTTCTGTTGAAGAGCGACATCATGGTTCATGTTTTGCCAGATTGAAGTATGAATGGAGGCAGTTTGTTATAATATTAAAAAGGTTTAAGGAGTGGGCTGCTTTCCATCTGGGTTTTACTGATGAAGAGAGATTAAGGAAACTTGAAGCTCACCGTGCAGAACTTGAAAGCAACCTGGCAGTTTTTAAAGATGGGCGAGCTCAGGGCGCTGGGGTTGCATTTGTCATCTTCAAAGACATCTATACTGCAAATAAGGCCCTTCAGGATGCCAGAACTGAGAAAAAGAGACCACGAATTGGAAAGTTTGTTTCTATTATGGAGTTGCAGCTTGAAAAAAGCCGCTGGAAGGTAGAGAGAGCCCCACCAGCTGCTGACATATATTGGCGTCATTTGGGTACCAGCAAAATTTCAAGGAAAATTCGCAGGGTGATTGTGAATGCTAGCCTtcttgtattactattatttttcaGCTCACCTCTTGCAATAATAACTGCATTACAGAGTGCTGGACGAATTATTGACGCAGAGGCAATGGACAATGCAGCATCGTGGTTGGCTTGGGTGCAGAGCTCAAGCTGGGCTGCAGCTCTGATTTTCCAGTTCTTACCAAATGTGCTAATTTTTGTAAGCATGTACATAGTTATTCCTGCAGCTCTATCATCACTTTCCAAGATTGAAAGCCATTTGACTGTCTCAGGAGAGCATCAGGCTGTATTTGTAAAAACATTTTGCTTTTTCCTTGTTAATTTGATTTTTCTACGAGTACTGGTGGAGTCATCCTTGGAGGGTGCTCTTCTCCGGATGGGTCAATGTTATATGGATGGCAATGACTGCAAGAAGATTGAGGAGTATATGAGTGCATCTTTTTTGACCAGGTCCTGTCTATCTTCTCTTGCTTTTCTGATTACAAGCACGTTCTTGGGAATATCTTTTGATTTGTTAGCTCCAATTCCTTGGATAAAGAAAAAACTGCGAAAGTTCGGAAAGAATGGTTTGCTGCAGTCAACACATGAAGAAACTGAGGTGTATGCCGCAGAGAGTCAAGAGGACAATTTGGAAGCATCTCTGTTATCACAAAGCTACTTCAGTTTTGATGATGAAGATACTGGCTCAACGCAAAGGGATGGTGTAAATGGGCTTGATCTTCAGGGAGGAGATCTATCAGTCTATCCAATTAACAAAACAGACCACCATCCGATGATTCAAACTTTTGATTTTGCGCAGTATTATGCATTTAATCTTACAATCTTTGCGCTAACCCTAATTTATTCTGCCTTCGCACCGCTTGTTCTACCTGTAGGTGCATGTTACTTTGGATATCGGTATGTGGTGGACAAATACAATTTTCTCTTTGTGTATCGTGTTCATGGACTACCAGCAGGCAATGATGGAAAGCTCATGACAACTGTACTGAGAATAATGCGACTGTGTGTGATTCTATTCCTGCTATCTATGCTATTCTTCTTCTCAGTCAGAGGAGATTCCGGGAAGCTGCAATTTCTGTGTACTTTTGTGACgattatattttattgttttaaATGTGGCTTTGATAAATTAATCTCCTCAACAAAAACCAGTTTTCCACCACATATACTGGAGGGCGTACGGACCATTGACAGTATTGTTGATGGACCTACTGAGTATGAGGTGTATGCACAGCCAAAGTATGATTGGGATGTTTCTTCTATTTGA
- the LOC131055615 gene encoding uncharacterized protein LOC131055615 translates to MAEVLSRYISKLQEKAMRKGVSVHHDLESIKHSQFVDDTSLFGEETIWEVRVIKDSLEMYANVAGQQINDKKSEIFFFNTKKDIQVKISRLLGWLVGSLPKKYLGVPLFSGSAKTALWEDLISKYRQRVDAWKHKWPSLSGRIQLIKVVLSTMPIYAMFVLKLSSKAIQALESFLKKFLWEGAKQIKIIPLISWDVACSLKEEGGVGLRGLEHHILALGTKLIWKIYRCLEKL, encoded by the coding sequence ATGGCGGAGGTGCTTAGTCGATACATATCTAAACTACAAGAGAAAGCAATGCGAAAAGGGGTCAGTGTTCACCATGATCTGGAGTCGATCAAACACTCACAATTCGTAGACGATACTAGCCTCTTTGGCGAAGAAACTATATGGGAGGTGAGGGTCATCAAAGATTCTTTGGAAATGTATGCCAATGTTGCTGGACAACAAATAAATGACAAGAAATCTGAGATTTTCTTCTTTAACACCAAAAAGGATATACAAGTAAAAATCTCGAGGCTGCTTGGTTGGCTTGTTGGTTCCCTACCGAAAAAATACCTAGGTGTACCGTTGTTCTCTGGTTCTGCCAAGACTGCATTGTGGGAAGATCTAATCTCCAAATATAGGCAAAGGGTTGACGCTTGGAAGCATAAATGGCCATCTCTTTCGGGGAGAATACAATTGATTAAAGTTGTGTTGTCTACCATGCCTATTTATGCAATGTTTGTGTTAAAATTATCTTCCAAAGCTATACAGGCTTTGGAAAGCTTTCTTAAAAAATTCCTTTGGGAGGGAGCTAAACAGATCAAGATAATTCCACTCATCAGTTGGGATGTAGCTTGTAGTTTGAAAGAGGAGGGTGGTGTTGGGCTCAGAGGGTTAGAACATCATATTCTTGCATTGGGTACGAAATTGATCTGGAAAATATATCGATGTCTCGAGAAACTATGA